The following DNA comes from Megalobrama amblycephala isolate DHTTF-2021 linkage group LG20, ASM1881202v1, whole genome shotgun sequence.
TAAAAAGACCCAATCACTAGGTTTAAAagacccaatcactgggttaaaatgacccattcgctgggttaaaaaagacccaatcgctgggttaaaaacgacCCAATTGCttggttaaaacgacccaatcactAGGTTAAAAagacccaatcactgggttaaaatgacccaatcactgggttaaaaagacccaatcactgggttaaaatgacccaatcactgggttaaaatgacccaatcactgggttaaaatgacccattcgctgtgttaaaacaactcattcgctttgtacatttttaacccaacatgggttgtttttaacccagcattgaGTGTATGCTTGATATCTGTATTCCAATAACAAAGCTCTTTTATATCTAGAATGAAGTCCAAACTGACCTCAAAGAGCTCAAATATAAGTATGTCATGGTAAAACCAGAACAAATAGTAAGAGATTTTTTTAACGGAAGATGACATCTCTTTCTTCAAGCTGTCTGAAACCTTCTCTGCAACATCATGCTGATGAAGACGAACATCACACCTGACCCTCAGACAGACAACTCAAGCCATGACTCATAATTTCATCCTTCTCAGTCTCTTATTTGCTTTcccgctctttctctctccatgCTAAAGGACGTGTCATTTGTATCCCGAACGGTCACGGCACCTGCAGCTTTTTTGTCTGACACTATAATTCATCATCCTTAAAGACTCAAACGTCTTTCTCAGGACAGCGTCTGCTCTCACCGCCAAAACCAGACAGAGACTGAGCGAGACCCAACAGATTTAACAGCACTAATGATATATTGGCCAGGCTGATTAATCAGGCAAGTTCTGAGGTTATCACATCAGCTGTTAACAGTGCCGGCTTGCCCGATTAAGTGTTAGTTACTCTTTGTGCCAAAGCGAAATCTACCAGCAGACCTGTCAATGAATAATAAACACGTTCTGTTTGATGTTTTGTGTGAATTTTAGGTGAATATTGTGCACCAAAACATGTTGTATAAGTCGTTCTCATTTCTCATTGAACACTTTATTTGTTGcaccataaataataaaaagaagattGCTAGTATCTCGGCATGCAATCCCTTTTTGGATACGCAGCAAATGAGTTTGGAAGGATTTCATTGTATCTTGGAAATCATGTTATGTGTGGAATGAGAAGTGCGCAAGATCCCATTCTTTTTGAAAATAAGTCATTATGTTTTGCACATTGGCATTATATGCCAAAATTGATGGATGAAGGCTGATATAATGCCAATACAACTTGATTATGAGAGCAAAAGTACTGTACACAGAATTAATTTACACCATTACAAATACTTGACAAGACTGTTGGCAAATTTGGAAACTATACAAGTGGGAAAAAACATAATTTGGCAAATGGGCACACACTGAAAAACATTTGGTGCACGataacaattttcactcagaaattgctagtaaatttcacaaacaattgcaaagaaatggcaagtaaaGACTGAAGTAGtcttttcttgtaaaacatactcagtaatctttgttttatgtgcaacttcaaaaaaatctttaattttTCACAGTGCAGATATTGTCAGATAATCTCAAGAGAGACAAATATTGGCTGATTAATTGGCCTGGTTGatatataaaagtaaatttgaggggaaaatgtgttaaaaataagaGATTTCTTGATGTCAGCACTTATGAATACATCTCAGTTTCTCATCATTAAGTTTGATTGTGTATATGTCTGCATTAAATCAATATCAGCCATTAAAACCCCATCAAACAgcacacaaaaactcatttcATAAAAACTTATGAAGGGTTTTATATCCAAACACCAGTAAGAAATGGACATTTATTAGACACCTCaacctttaaatgcaataaaacagCATTGAAGCACATCAAATCATTCACAGAGTGATGACCTCAACGTCCTAGAATGATCAACTGGTTGATTCAAACACTTTCAGAGAAGAACTTACTAAATGATTGTATAATAGAAAGATAAACTACCAAAATCCTGAATATTCCATCAAAACGAAGCtttatttgatcatttaaaaGCTCGCCTGTCCGGTGTCCTTTAGCACAAGCAATCTCAGGCCACATCTCAGAAATCAACACTGATCCAGCAGCATGTGTTTGAATGTGACATTTCCCCCAGACTGACTGCAATGTTTCTGCATGCAGCAATGCAACAGCATGTCAATGCATCAGGACATCAGCTCCACACAAAACCCAGCAGACACGCATGAAACAAGAGAAACTCTTACCGGAGGCTCAGGTGGCTGTGTGGATGGAGGAATGCGGGGCTGTTGGtgctgctgctggtgtgttACTGCAGTCCGCATGCACTCAgcagcatcatcatcatcatcatcttcatcatgaGGCTCTGCCTGGGTTGTACCGGGCTGTACCGCTGGCGGTGCTGAAGTGGACAGCTCCTCGACTCGGTCTTGCATTCGTGTTTTGGGGGGGAATGAAAAGGACAGCAGAGAACAGAGTGTGTCTAACTAATAGAGTCAGACATCAGCCCCGCCGGTAGGAGCACGAGGTTTGTTCTAAATCACGCTCTACCATACTTCTCCTACTAGAAGTGCAGTAGGTCGGAAAGCGCTGCTGTTACCTGTTACATTTACTATGTCTTCCTCCAGGGGGCGCGTGTTGGCTCAAATAGAGGAATCCTCGCGCTGCAGtcaaatttaattcaaaattatTGGAGACATTAGTATGATAAACAGTGTAACcgtttaaatatattaatttgaaaACATATTACCTGTCGTGCATATTGAAATTCGTcttagtttttttcttttagttgatattatatattatatatattaagaatatatatatatatatatatatatatatatattcttaatGAATAAAGACATGATTATTTCCCATAGCctaactaattattattaatcattatAATTGAGACGCTGACCAATTAGAGACAGCGTATGATCCGCTAAGCCCCGCCCATTCTCACCACCTGTTTCATGTGAAACGCCATTCCACCTGCTCGCTCTATGAAGTATGCAGTGCGTTAGTATTCCATCACAGACGCAGCGCGCATGCTCAGGGCTCGCGTGCTGAAATTACTGACAGGTGTGACGAGTTTTTCAGGTCGAGTCTCAAGAGGCAAACAAACACCAAACAACTGCTGTGATCCCAGTTTAATAAGCGCGTCTATGCAAATCAAATGTTTCTGATCTATGGCCAATTTCAAAGAGACACACAAAACCTGAAAGGCGCATTTCATGTCTGTGCATTCATCATTTCACACTTATACAAAAAGTAGGCATAAATAAATATGCTActttttcatactttttttttttttttgtacctaATTAAAttgtatgatgtatattgatTTTTTGGAgctcatagaaataaaaatgtaatttcaacAGCAATTGCAATGATTTGTGAAATTATAACTTTAATTAGATCTTACATAAATGTCAAAACTTATTGTTTTTGGACTTTTTGGATGTTATTAGTTAACTGATTACTGATAAAACAAAGAGAGATGCTACAATGACTGCTGTAGAGCTGTAAATTGAAAAGACAATTccactgtattttcattaataccttcattattcttattttaaaataaccCTTTTCTCTTCTCTTCATCTCAACATGCTAAATAAAACAAGATAGATGTCTTTCAGATGATGCAAATTAAATCAGATTTCTATACACAAGGTGTTTCTCAATCCAGAACCGGTTTGAGTTTCAGGGATCGGCATGGAAAATAAAGCTATATGACTAATAATTCTGTAATTCAGGTCATTAGGACACCAACCTCCCTCTATTCATGCAAAGAACCAGTTAATTTTAGTAATGTCTAGGCATGTGTAGTTTGATAATTATTAAGAAAGATTTCCGTGTATGAATCAAGAGTAAACCACTTTTACCAAATCTTGTGCAGGATTTCATCTCCATAAAGACTTGTACAAGGTTAAAACAGATGCATTACAGAAACACAGCGTTTGCATATCAATGCAAAACCAAATCAAATTCCCCCTCCTATTCTGCAATTAATCACagatctgtccatccatctgaAAGCTTGTAGTTAATTAACATGAAGTTAAAGTGAGAAGGTTAAAACATCACACACTTACCAAGTGATCCATGACCAAATAATACTTCAAAGCATCATTTTGCATAAGACTTTATATTTTCTCAGCaatttgcataaaacatttatgCACTTATTTACAACCACACATAATTAAAGCAAAACACGTTAAAGCACAGTGCATGTGCACAAATCATAAACCATTGTGATGAACAACTGTCCAAGAAACTGCGTCATGATACTCCTTGAAATACTCATAATAAAGCAATACATATAAAGGTCATAAAAGACCCCAAACATACAAAAGAAGCACATTGTGATAGGCCacactttaaaaacatgtttcaatTCGGAAAATTGGGTCTTGATTAAATATCATCAATGCAACATACAGAGCAATACCAGCAAATAGTCTATTTCTGTGCACTTATTTGCagataaaatatacaataagatGTGTCTTATTCAAACAAACACTGAGAACCCGTGAAGTAAATCGGAACCGATATTAGTTTTCCAGCTTCAATCCTTTTCACATTGACACAAGTGTGAATTTACCCAAAAACTGAGGTTTCAAAGTGCATATGAATCGATATGCATATGATTCCCTTGTAAATAAGAATCTATATTGTTTAGTTCCTTATCATAATGATGCTATTCATTTCTATTATTAGATTAAATAGGGATACAATCAACACAGAGCTCTGAATCTACCAGTATGCTTCTGTAAAACATGACTTGATTGCTTCTGAGGAAGATCTGCCTTCCTGTTTACAGATTTGTCTAATGAAGCTGAGAGAAAACCTGATGGTCCAGAACTGAAAAAAGTgcaaatattacagtatttcataAGTGCAAAATGATACAACATTTGGTGCATGAAAAACAGAGAAAGCTGCTTCAATAAATAAGATATTTCATAAAGGGCCAGATTTAATCGAGCCCCCATTCTGAAAACCTGCAGTTTTAAACCAAAGAAATTgtagtgctttttttttttaaggctaaATTACACTAAAAGAATCAAGCACTTGAGATGTGGGTTTGTTGATGTGTCTTCTGTGACATTGCATTGGTGtaaaaatgtgttcaaaagACAGCCTTCCAGAGAAAGATCATGGATGAGAGATGACCTGTGAAACCAAACAAACATTTCACACATTAGAAGCAAAAAGACTAACCAGAGACACTACATTATGATAaaagattacaaaaacaaaatttgcgttaattgtacacaataaacatgtattaaaggggcagttcacacaaaaaatgaaaattatcccatggtttaatcaccctcaagccatcctaggtgtatatgactggTGTATCTtctttcgagaaaaaaaaacaaccctaTAGATTGTTTTTCAACCACCTTAttatgacctatatttacgttttaaaggtgccctagaactttttttaaaaagatgtaatataagtctaaggtgtcccctgaatgtgtctgtgaagtttcagctcaaaataccccatagattttgttaattcatttttttaaatgactattttggggcatcattataaatgagccgattcagggtacgcggcccctttaaatctcgtgctccacgccccaagagcttgcgcttgcctcaaacaacataaaaaaagttcaaacagctaatataaccctcaaaatggatctttacaaagtgtttgtcatgcagcatatctaatcgcgtaagtacagtgtttattttgatgtttacatttggttatgaatgagtttgatagtgctccgtggctaaagctaacattacacactgttggagagatttataaagaatgaagtttatgcattatacagactgcaagtgtttaaaaatgaaaatgcgatggctcttgtctccgtgaatacagtgcacatgcattccctgggatcaaacccacgatcgcatgatcacatgattgcatattgttatatattgcaatgctctgccatttgagctacgcgaaacccgaaatatgacgcagataaaagggaacaatgcattaaaatgaaagtgtcctgttgttgataggggcgcaactttagtaaacgctcctatgggtcgtatttcagggaagtgacaaacgacctatataggcgtattggttggagaacatgttgcttctttcagacgaacacaatcagagttaaatttaaaaatatccttgctcttccaagccttataatgggagtgaatggggctcaagattttgaagcccaaaaaagcacatccatccatcataaaagtaatccacacggCTTCAGGAGGTTAAAAAAGGCCTTcagaagtgaagcgatgggtttttctaaaaaaatatccatatttaaaactttataaactataatcactggttTCCGGTCACAGCTAGTTCTGGCGGaacagtgacctctgacccaatGCATGACGTATTGATGAACGCAGAAGTGCAGCgtatagagcaaaacaaaacacaggtCATGCATTAGTGGTCTTaagaattagaagtctaaagcaaaagtttttaaaagagaaatgtCGAAAAATTTCAATacaagagaagaggagcttgagtttgttgcacagccctactTCTTTGAACCGTGAGAGGCTTCAGGAGCTTAAGCTACACCTACATCCCGCGTCATGTgtagggtcagaggtcactcttccgtCGGAACTAGACTTACATACGGAATATGCTGCTGGAAGCCAGTGACTATAGTTtagaaagttttaaatatgcatatttttcttacaaaaacccactgcttcacttcagaaggcctttattaaccccctgaagCTGTGtgaagtacgtttatgatggatggatgcgctaTTTTGGGCTTgagccccattcactaccattataaagcttgaaagagcctggatatttttgtgtttttctgagagaagaaagtcatatacacctaggatggcttgagggtgagtaaatcatgggataattttcatttttgggtgaactatccctttaagaaagcaAATGGGGTTAGTTTTGATTTCATATCTTCAGTTCTGATCTGGTAACTCACCTCTTCAGGACTCCACAATGTCCTAGATGTTCCTGTAGTGCTAAATCTGCAGATTAATAAACGGAGCGAATCCCACGACGTCCTGCAGCAGCACTAGCGCCCTCTGCAGGGGAGGCTCCACATCGATCTCCACATTACGCCGGCGCAGGACACCCAGACTGGACTCGGTTACGTTGTGACAGTGGTTCACTTTGAGAGACTGCAGCTTGGGGCAGTACTCCGCTAACGTCctgaacacacaaacaaacagttaTTAACAGGCTCTGTTTTCATAATGTACTGCGCTGCCTATGTAGACACCATAATGAGGCATCGCATTTGCTAAATTACTCTTGTCTAAATGTTGTTACTGAATTTACACAGGCCAAGACTACAGATATCACATAGGGCTGTTATCAAATCGCAAATGctgcaatttaattaaataaatatatgcactgcaTGTTTCAGAGTGAAGCGCGGTGCTGTGTTCATTCACATGTGAGCAGCTCATGGTCTGGTGTTTGTAGCGAGCGTCTCggttcacagtaaatgctgctcaACACGAACTTCATTTGCTTTGAATCTGAGTCACTTATGCATTTGGGAACAATATGTGCAATCATCTTCTCAAACTTGTAATGAGAAGCACTtataaatcagctgttttcaacaacaGAGAAGCTTTAAGAGTCCTTGTTTCCactaaaatacaaattataaattgaataaaattaagaaattaagaCAATCATacagttttactgtaaaataaaattattattttattataattttattataatattttattatattataaaattatatttttcttaaatacttAGGTTTTTTGTTGTACAGTGAAATACTgcaatagtaatatttcttattttgtttaatcattttagcaacaatatttaaataataaaaaaaaaaatttaattatatataatacacttttttttttcttaaacagtagttttgttattttatggCGGAATACTACAgaagtaatatttttattatattatatttaataattgtagcaataatatattaataatactatatatatatatatatatatatatatatatatatatatatatatataattatataatttatataattatttatatatattaattatataaaatataaacatatatatatatatatatatatatatatatatatatatgtttatattttatataattaatatatataaataattatataaattatatatatatatatatatatatatatatatatatatatacacatgtgtgttatttataaatatgactacatattattgttattattattattatataatcatatttatataCAATGACAATTTTTGGCCAAAACAAGCAGGATCtagagattttattttatttattttttctatttttattttttatttagattttatttttattttatatctttcTTAAGTActtgaatttattattttacagtaaaatactacaatagtaataatgtttaatatttttatttagtttatttagtaataatataatatacaaatagtaataattttaacagtagtaataatcaattaataataatattaattaggCCTTTCaatagattaaaattttttaatCGCAATTAAATTTGTGTGATTAAGTGCCATTTATCCGGTTTAACACgtttattttgtcatcatttgctaTATCAAGCAAAGCAAACCATCAGATTGAGGTGTGATTCTCAAAAAAAAGGAATTTTCTAAATTTAGATGCCTTTCAAAAAAGGACACTCCAAAAAAGGACACTCCAAAAAAGGAGACGccaaaaggacaccaaataaccaaatgatataatgaaaaataactaaataaataatttacaactGGATCTTTTCCCCCAAAAACATGCAGCCCTATTTAGATATGAGCTTCTAAACAAACTCCTGCAACTGTCTGCAACTaaccacaaacacaaacacacctgataGCTTCGTTTCGTACTCGCAGGCACCCCGTGAGGTCCAGCTTCTCCAGCTCTCTGCACTTCTTCGCCACTTCCTCCACCGCTATGTCCGTGATGTTGGCATTAACAGCCACTGAGAGCGACCGCAACGCCGGGCACTTCCCCGCCACATAGCACACGACCTCGTCCTTCAGCTGTCTGCAGGCGGTCACATCCAGCGAGCGCAGGTCCGAGCAGTGATCCGCCAGGCTGCGCAGCGCCAGGCTGTCCACCCACTCGCAGTGCGCCAGGCTCAGGTGCTGCAGGCGCGGACAGCTCAGAGACACCGCCACCAGCGCGTGACGGCTCAGATGCACACAGCTACGCATGTCCACGCGCAGCAGGTGCTGGTTCTGACCAATCACGGGCAGCAGCTCTTTGTCAGTGATCCAATCGGAGCAGTTGGTAACGCAGAGATGGTGGAGAACTTGATTGTGGCGAAGCATGGAGCAGAAGGCTTCTTTAGGAATGTGAGGCCCCGTCTGAGGAGAAACACAGGAAGGATAGGGTGCAAGTTTGATGAAATACAGTGCAACAGAGATATTCCAGTGTctgtacatacagtacattaccggtcaaaagtttggaaacattactatttttaatgtttttaaagtctcttatgttcatcaagcctgcatttatttgatcgatTGCTGATACTGTGCATGCGTATCAAAGGTTTTTTCCCCTCACCTGTGCAGGGTCAAACTTACGGCAGTTGGCCAGGTACACCTGAACGAGAGAACGAAAGCTCTTGCTGACGCGCTGCAGGCTGACCATGTGACGCAGCGGCAGGTAGCAGAACACGTGTGTAACTAACACATCCTCCCAGGGAAGGTCCAGCAGCTGACACCTGTCACAACATAAAACATCATGTCATGCCATAAGACATACGGTAAGAGGAGAGTTAGGTAAGATACTTTTACAGATATCGACTACAATCGACTAAGAGATTCTTCCCgggttgtgacatcacaaaccctaaaatttacataaaccccacccccgagaacacacaacaaagggggcggggccatgttgggctgctttagagaagaggaagagttgttgtagtagagtgttgttgacatgccgtcattttacgccggactgcttcacaaacgagggtcaattcaacacaaaagattaacatgacggcacatgctagtggatgagttgaataaactccacagcaactacatcaatttatccactaaccattcagaaacgtctaaaagttcttcctgagtctctccatcagtgtcgactccggtttgaacaatgtaaggctgaacaaaatcgtcattttggctgcgtgagattctccagctttgttgttgttgagctgttaaagctccgccctcttctggaaagggggctgggaaaagcagctcatttgcatttaaaaggacactcacaaaaacagcgtgtttttgctcacacccaaataggggcaaatttgacaagctataataaatgatctgtgggggattttgcgctgaaacttcacagacacattctggggacaccagagacttatattacatcttgtgaaaggggcattataggtcacCTTTAAATGCATGCAGCACGCATACAAAACAACTGAGAAACTGACATACTGCTATCAACATTGACAGTATTTGTACAAAAGCCCTGTTTTAAGTACGAGCAACATGCATCCGTTTTAAAGACAATGTCATGAACATGTTAACTACTTCAAGTGATGACACAAACCAAATGCTTCCTGTTTTTAATGTGCGTGCATGCAAACTAGTGCAGCCACTGTC
Coding sequences within:
- the fbxl15 gene encoding F-box/LRR-repeat protein 15, with protein sequence MINKVRGSEGSISMDQNPDERVQNHRCQLLDLPWEDVLVTHVFCYLPLRHMVSLQRVSKSFRSLVQVYLANCRKFDPAQTGPHIPKEAFCSMLRHNQVLHHLCVTNCSDWITDKELLPVIGQNQHLLRVDMRSCVHLSRHALVAVSLSCPRLQHLSLAHCEWVDSLALRSLADHCSDLRSLDVTACRQLKDEVVCYVAGKCPALRSLSVAVNANITDIAVEEVAKKCRELEKLDLTGCLRVRNEAIRTLAEYCPKLQSLKVNHCHNVTESSLGVLRRRNVEIDVEPPLQRALVLLQDVVGFAPFINLQI